From a single Syntrophobacterales bacterium genomic region:
- a CDS encoding TolC family protein: MQCPAWSLLTVVITAVSCLAAGPLCAEPLTWQEVRAKFISTNPTLQAARIGVDETRAQEITANMRPNPEFTVGYDNLHPWRKSETTVDVQKYVSLSYLFERMNKRALRRESAEKETRIAVSQTADLERNLLFTLRSAFIQVLQQKAALDLAKENLLYYDKALEVNAHRFKAGDIARIDLARLQLQRVQFESDVQNALVSLRTSKIQLLMLLDDRTPVDLFDVTGSFEFSETIESLTEFRDIALEARPDLRAAVQAYDQAKTNQQLAEANASTDPTVGIGMGRLAESSGSDPNSNSLRNYVGFSISIPLRIFDRNQGERLRTKLDINRTDRLRAAAEAQLYSDVDSAHAALMSTVALLKPYKEKYLDQALTVRDTMTFSYERGGASLLDFLETQRDYRTVMMTYLGLVGSYLTSAAQLNLAVGREVIQ; the protein is encoded by the coding sequence ATGCAATGTCCTGCATGGAGTTTACTTACAGTTGTTATAACGGCGGTGAGTTGCCTTGCCGCAGGGCCGCTTTGCGCAGAGCCGCTCACATGGCAGGAAGTCCGGGCGAAATTTATATCCACCAACCCGACCTTGCAGGCGGCGAGGATCGGTGTTGACGAGACACGGGCCCAGGAGATTACCGCGAATATGCGGCCGAACCCGGAATTCACCGTGGGTTATGACAATCTCCATCCTTGGAGAAAGTCCGAGACTACCGTGGATGTCCAGAAATATGTGTCGCTAAGCTATCTCTTTGAGCGCATGAACAAGCGGGCGCTCAGGCGGGAGAGCGCGGAGAAAGAGACGAGGATTGCCGTCTCTCAGACGGCGGATCTGGAGAGAAACCTCCTTTTTACTTTAAGGAGTGCCTTTATACAGGTCCTCCAGCAGAAAGCGGCGCTTGATCTGGCGAAGGAGAACCTTCTCTACTATGACAAGGCGCTTGAAGTTAACGCCCATCGGTTTAAGGCAGGGGATATTGCCAGGATTGATTTGGCTCGCCTCCAGCTCCAGAGAGTCCAGTTTGAATCCGATGTGCAAAACGCCCTTGTGAGTCTCAGGACTTCAAAGATACAGCTTCTCATGCTTCTTGATGACCGAACCCCTGTGGACCTGTTCGATGTCACAGGATCCTTCGAGTTTTCCGAAACAATTGAGTCCCTGACGGAATTTCGCGATATAGCCCTGGAGGCGAGGCCTGACCTCAGGGCCGCAGTCCAGGCGTACGATCAGGCCAAAACAAACCAACAGCTTGCTGAGGCAAATGCATCGACGGATCCGACGGTAGGCATCGGGATGGGCCGTCTTGCCGAGAGCTCCGGATCAGACCCGAATTCGAACAGCCTGCGTAACTATGTGGGCTTTTCAATAAGTATCCCTCTTCGCATATTTGACAGAAACCAGGGGGAGAGACTTCGTACCAAACTGGACATCAACCGCACCGACAGGTTGAGGGCGGCGGCGGAGGCCCAGCTTTACAGCGATGTGGATTCGGCCCACGCCGCGCTTATGAGTACGGTAGCCCTTCTCAAGCCTTACAAGGAAAAATACCTTGATCAGGCCTTAACAGTGCGAGACACGATGACATTTTCCTATGAGCGCGGCGGAGCGTCTCTTCTTGACTTCTTGGAGACGCAGCGTGACTACCGGACCGTCATGATGACCTATCTTGGCCTTGTCGGCTCCTATCTGACTTCCGCGGCGCAGCTCAATCTTGCCGTAGGCAGGGAGGTAATTCAGTGA
- a CDS encoding polysaccharide deacetylase family protein has protein sequence MDKAWHKTIGVKVDVDTDVGMKNGVPVLLELFRKYGIHASFFVPMGKDHTGRTAKRVFTKKGFLKKAGRVGVLSTYGVKTLMYGLVLPGPEIARENGPVLRRITGEGHEAGIHGLDHVYWHDHIKSLGKARTVKDLEKAFTVYREVLGNPPVSFAAPGWMINGHALNWFEEKGFIYSSDTRGSYPFRPILGGEKFKVLQIPSSLPTLDEMVGIAGTDQKALADHFFSRLTDGLNILTVHTELEGKRWTGFLESFVVEALRDSFTFVRLIDIAARYEKGENTPSCEIVYGHVEGRAGEVSLQKTS, from the coding sequence ATGGATAAGGCTTGGCATAAGACAATAGGTGTTAAGGTGGATGTGGATACTGATGTGGGCATGAAGAACGGCGTGCCCGTGCTCCTTGAACTTTTCCGAAAATATGGCATCCATGCGAGTTTTTTTGTACCAATGGGGAAAGACCATACAGGCCGGACCGCGAAAAGGGTATTCACGAAGAAAGGATTCTTGAAGAAGGCGGGAAGGGTAGGGGTCTTGAGCACTTACGGAGTAAAGACGCTAATGTACGGTCTTGTCCTGCCCGGACCTGAAATAGCCAGAGAAAACGGCCCCGTGCTTCGCCGGATTACGGGTGAAGGCCATGAGGCCGGAATACACGGCCTTGACCATGTGTACTGGCATGACCACATCAAATCCTTAGGAAAAGCAAGAACAGTTAAGGATCTTGAGAAGGCTTTTACCGTATACCGGGAAGTTCTCGGGAATCCACCGGTCTCCTTTGCGGCCCCTGGATGGATGATCAACGGCCACGCCCTTAACTGGTTTGAGGAGAAAGGCTTTATTTATTCGAGTGACACGAGGGGGTCATATCCTTTCCGGCCCATACTGGGCGGGGAAAAATTCAAAGTTCTCCAGATCCCGTCGAGCCTGCCCACGCTTGACGAGATGGTGGGCATTGCAGGCACCGACCAGAAGGCCCTCGCGGACCATTTCTTTTCCCGCCTGACAGACGGACTCAATATCCTCACGGTCCACACCGAGCTTGAGGGAAAACGATGGACCGGCTTTCTCGAATCTTTTGTCGTTGAGGCCTTGAGGGATAGTTTCACCTTCGTCCGGCTTATTGATATTGCCGCGAGGTATGAAAAAGGGGAAAACACCCCTTCATGTGAGATTGTGTACGGCCACGTGGAGGGAAGAGCGGGCGAAGTCTCCCTCCAGAAGACTTCCTGA
- a CDS encoding efflux RND transporter periplasmic adaptor subunit: MKRLILFLILLVILCPLAAGCGRKDSDKSGAPPPAKVEREQDSTGFQVDHPDQFPLVTVGERKAAPELTVTGVVSPDVARTVPAISLASGRAVEIKVRLGDTVKKGQLVMKVKSNDVSDVYSDYRQAAADQALAKTQLERANVLYEKGAIPKKDLEVAVDVDVKAQIVCQSAREKLKNLGVTNLDGHPDGIVNVYAPISGVIIEQNVTTGAGVKSLDASPNLFTVANLDYIWIVCDVYENDLSFVRLGEYADVRLNAYPDKIFKGRISNIGPVLDPDIRTAKIRLEMQNPGLMRIGMFATATFYGSEEAVQATVPATAILHLQDRDWVYIPVEGGKFRRVEVKAGKMLPDKMQEVAGIKGGQKVVTNALALQSTAQQ, encoded by the coding sequence GTGAAACGTCTTATTCTTTTTCTTATTCTTTTGGTGATTTTGTGTCCTCTCGCGGCGGGGTGCGGCCGCAAAGATAGTGATAAGTCGGGCGCTCCTCCTCCTGCTAAGGTGGAGAGAGAACAGGACTCCACAGGGTTTCAGGTGGATCACCCTGACCAGTTTCCGCTTGTGACCGTAGGTGAGAGGAAGGCTGCGCCAGAGCTGACCGTTACGGGGGTGGTGAGTCCCGATGTAGCCCGTACCGTCCCTGCCATATCCCTCGCCTCGGGCCGAGCGGTGGAGATCAAAGTTCGCCTTGGTGATACGGTAAAAAAAGGACAGCTCGTTATGAAGGTCAAGAGTAACGACGTCTCCGACGTGTACTCCGACTACCGACAGGCTGCGGCGGATCAGGCACTGGCGAAGACCCAGCTTGAACGCGCAAATGTCCTCTATGAAAAAGGAGCCATTCCAAAGAAAGATCTGGAAGTGGCGGTTGACGTGGACGTCAAGGCCCAGATTGTCTGTCAGTCCGCGAGGGAGAAGCTTAAGAACTTAGGCGTTACGAACCTTGACGGTCATCCGGATGGGATCGTCAACGTGTATGCCCCGATATCGGGGGTCATTATTGAGCAGAATGTGACGACAGGCGCAGGAGTGAAGTCCCTCGATGCCTCCCCGAACCTTTTCACCGTGGCCAATCTTGACTACATCTGGATCGTGTGTGATGTGTACGAGAATGATCTCTCTTTCGTGCGTCTTGGTGAATACGCGGACGTTCGTCTTAATGCCTATCCAGACAAAATTTTTAAAGGACGTATAAGCAATATTGGACCGGTGCTCGACCCCGATATCCGTACCGCGAAGATCCGGCTGGAGATGCAAAACCCAGGTCTTATGAGGATCGGTATGTTTGCTACCGCCACTTTCTATGGCAGTGAAGAAGCGGTACAAGCCACGGTCCCGGCCACGGCTATCCTCCACTTGCAGGACCGGGATTGGGTTTATATTCCGGTGGAGGGAGGCAAATTCCGGCGTGTTGAGGTGAAGGCCGGGAAGATGCTCCCAGATAAGATGCAGGAAGTAGCGGGGATCAAGGGAGGGCAAAAAGTCGTCACGAACGCACTGGCGCTGCAGTCCACCGCGCAACAGTAA
- a CDS encoding GntR family transcriptional regulator, translated as MSYKNKEQLPNKDRFLREQVYRQLKNNVLDGNWEPNTRLVEEKLAADMGTSRTPVREAIQKLEKEGLIQKLPRGGFAVGSVTAEEVEEVFEIRGILETHAAYLAAKRATERDIIALEEIVKHEEEALIKKNMEEIVKFNTLFHDTLYKTARSEKLVKVVNELRDFIHRYRVICFTNDRMAVTAVRDHLTMITAMKANNPKLVQKTMHKLFIRAKKFIKKRIRQHPRKRAAKLV; from the coding sequence ATGAGCTATAAGAATAAGGAACAATTACCGAACAAGGATAGGTTCTTGAGAGAACAGGTTTACAGGCAGCTCAAAAACAATGTATTGGATGGAAACTGGGAGCCCAATACTCGCCTTGTAGAAGAAAAACTGGCCGCGGATATGGGAACGAGCCGGACCCCTGTCAGGGAGGCGATCCAGAAACTCGAAAAAGAAGGACTCATTCAAAAGTTGCCGAGGGGTGGTTTTGCGGTGGGTTCTGTTACGGCCGAGGAAGTCGAGGAAGTTTTCGAAATAAGAGGAATACTCGAAACCCATGCGGCTTACCTCGCCGCAAAAAGAGCCACCGAGCGGGACATCATAGCTCTGGAGGAGATCGTCAAACATGAAGAAGAGGCTTTAATCAAGAAAAATATGGAGGAGATCGTCAAGTTCAACACTCTCTTTCACGACACCCTTTACAAGACGGCCAGGAGCGAAAAACTCGTGAAGGTAGTCAATGAACTCAGGGATTTCATTCACCGGTACAGAGTTATCTGTTTCACTAATGACAGAATGGCAGTCACGGCGGTCCGTGATCATCTGACCATGATCACCGCGATGAAGGCTAATAATCCTAAGCTGGTACAGAAGACCATGCACAAGCTCTTCATTAGAGCAAAAAAATTCATTAAGAAGAGGATCAGGCAGCACCCGAGGAAGAGAGCCGCAAAATTAGTGTAA
- a CDS encoding enoyl-CoA hydratase/isomerase family protein: MAENVLEELRNGVYTITFNRPEKRNALTLEVLVSFSQALRNAQEKGAAVVVIRGAGRTFSAGGDIAQVKQSPGRIDSMADALHRAIMLIRKMDAIVIAVVEGLAAGAGVGLALACDLSVAEKKAIMNVGYRRLGLTPEGGNSFFLPRMVGAKKFNELYLFSRNINMDEALDLGLVNYVWDETELEANLDAMVKELMALPLETIPRFKNLVNHSVYGGLELHLDRERFSVSQLGGSDQFKERLNEIAMRRREGI, translated from the coding sequence GTGGCGGAAAACGTATTGGAAGAATTGAGAAACGGTGTGTACACTATTACCTTCAACAGGCCCGAAAAGAGGAACGCCCTGACCCTGGAGGTACTGGTATCTTTCTCCCAGGCGCTTAGAAACGCCCAGGAGAAAGGGGCCGCCGTCGTGGTTATAAGAGGGGCGGGGAGAACTTTTTCGGCAGGTGGTGATATAGCCCAGGTTAAGCAGAGTCCCGGGAGGATAGATTCCATGGCGGATGCGCTGCACAGAGCCATCATGCTCATAAGGAAAATGGACGCCATAGTTATTGCCGTCGTTGAAGGTCTCGCGGCAGGCGCCGGGGTGGGTCTTGCTCTGGCGTGTGACTTGTCAGTGGCGGAAAAAAAAGCGATCATGAATGTAGGGTATCGTAGGCTCGGCTTGACACCTGAAGGGGGCAACAGTTTTTTTCTTCCCAGGATGGTGGGAGCAAAGAAATTCAATGAATTGTACCTCTTCTCCCGCAACATCAACATGGATGAGGCCCTTGATCTTGGTTTGGTGAATTATGTATGGGACGAGACAGAACTTGAAGCCAATCTAGATGCTATGGTCAAAGAACTTATGGCCCTTCCGCTGGAGACTATCCCGCGGTTCAAAAATCTTGTGAATCATTCAGTTTACGGAGGATTGGAATTGCACCTCGACAGAGAGAGATTTTCCGTCTCCCAACTCGGCGGTAGTGACCAGTTTAAGGAGCGGCTAAATGAGATTGCCATGAGGCGACGGGAAGGTATCTAA
- a CDS encoding pyridoxamine 5'-phosphate oxidase family protein translates to MRDVVQTIGNLIDKQSVSLISSVDGDGFPNTKAMVPPRKREGIKSFWFTTNTSSMRVAQYRSNPKACIYFFDKRFFRGVMLKGAMEVLEDAGSKEMIWQEGDTMYYSKGVTDPDYCVLRFTAQTGRYYTNFSSEDFKIE, encoded by the coding sequence ATGCGTGATGTAGTACAAACGATTGGGAATTTGATTGACAAACAGAGCGTTTCTTTGATTAGTTCTGTTGACGGTGACGGATTCCCAAACACAAAAGCTATGGTGCCGCCGAGAAAGCGCGAGGGCATAAAATCTTTTTGGTTCACAACAAACACATCGTCAATGCGAGTAGCGCAATATCGCTCTAACCCAAAAGCCTGCATCTATTTCTTTGATAAAAGGTTTTTCCGTGGTGTTATGCTGAAAGGCGCAATGGAAGTCTTAGAGGACGCTGGGAGCAAGGAAATGATTTGGCAGGAAGGCGATACCATGTACTACTCAAAAGGTGTTACCGACCCTGATTATTGTGTTTTGAGATTTACAGCGCAGACGGGCAGATATTATACGAATTTCAGTTCAGAGGATTTCAAAATTGAATAG
- the trpS gene encoding tryptophan--tRNA ligase, with amino-acid sequence MQRIFSGIQPTGDIHIGNYVGAIRQWVVLADMYDCVFSAVDYHAITVEYPIEEMKKRIIETAVVLIACGLSPEKCKIFVQSHVPEHTELAWIFNCVTPIGELERMTQFKDKSKQHRTNLNVGLMDYPVLQAADILLYKAGFVPVGEDQVQHVELCREVARKFNSRFKPIFPEPKVILSEAPRILGVDAAGKMSKTMGNYIAILEDEKTIWEKLRTAVTDVSRVRRTDIGNPDVCNIFTMHKAFSGDEIRADVEKGCRTAGIGCIDCKKMLFKKMMEELIPIQEKAKTLMKDQCYVLDVLRQGAKACSIIAKDTMQEVRETLGLLQA; translated from the coding sequence ATGCAGAGAATTTTCAGCGGGATTCAGCCGACAGGGGATATCCATATAGGGAACTATGTGGGTGCGATCAGACAATGGGTCGTCCTCGCCGATATGTATGACTGTGTTTTCTCCGCAGTCGACTACCACGCAATTACCGTCGAATACCCGATTGAGGAGATGAAAAAAAGGATCATCGAAACCGCAGTCGTGCTCATTGCGTGTGGGTTATCACCCGAAAAATGCAAAATCTTTGTCCAGTCTCATGTGCCGGAGCATACCGAGCTTGCTTGGATCTTCAATTGTGTGACCCCAATAGGTGAACTTGAAAGGATGACCCAGTTCAAAGACAAGTCGAAGCAGCACAGGACAAATTTGAATGTGGGCCTCATGGATTACCCTGTCCTTCAGGCCGCCGACATTCTTCTTTACAAGGCAGGGTTTGTGCCGGTGGGAGAAGATCAGGTCCAACATGTGGAGTTGTGCAGGGAAGTGGCTCGAAAATTCAACAGCCGGTTCAAGCCTATCTTTCCAGAACCAAAAGTGATACTCTCCGAGGCGCCCAGGATTCTCGGAGTCGATGCAGCGGGCAAGATGTCCAAGACCATGGGTAACTACATTGCCATCCTCGAAGATGAGAAAACTATATGGGAGAAACTCCGGACGGCGGTAACGGATGTAAGCAGAGTGAGGAGGACCGATATTGGCAATCCCGACGTATGTAATATTTTCACAATGCACAAAGCGTTCTCAGGAGACGAGATTCGCGCGGATGTGGAGAAAGGATGCCGAACGGCCGGTATAGGGTGTATCGACTGCAAGAAAATGCTCTTCAAAAAAATGATGGAAGAGTTGATACCCATTCAGGAGAAGGCAAAGACATTAATGAAAGATCAGTGCTATGTCCTTGATGTCCTGCGGCAGGGGGCGAAGGCGTGCAGTATAATAGCCAAGGATACGATGCAAGAAGTAAGAGAAACCTTGGGCCTGTTGCAGGCGTAA
- a CDS encoding DUF721 domain-containing protein, with product MAFYTVRGVVEKVLKKYRLTGDLDAYKVFHLWSDLVGERILAHARPVRIDGYTLFVEVDDPLWLTQLKYMKTDILGRADVTIKPGALRDIKFYLKNTG from the coding sequence ATGGCCTTTTACACAGTACGGGGCGTGGTAGAAAAGGTACTGAAAAAATACCGACTTACCGGTGACCTTGATGCATATAAGGTTTTTCACCTGTGGAGCGATCTGGTGGGAGAGCGAATTTTAGCCCACGCTAGACCCGTGAGGATAGACGGATACACCTTATTTGTGGAGGTAGACGACCCCCTGTGGCTTACCCAATTAAAATACATGAAGACGGACATACTGGGCAGAGCTGATGTAACAATTAAGCCTGGAGCATTGAGAGACATAAAGTTCTATCTGAAAAATACCGGGTAA
- a CDS encoding CusA/CzcA family heavy metal efflux RND transporter, whose protein sequence is MIRAVVDFALNRRYIVLAFALLLFVTGIFAFKRLPVEAYPDVANNYAWVITQWPGRAAEEVEQQITVPIENAMNGIPHITHLRSVSVAGLSVVILVFDDDSDNVWNRQRVLERISIANLSPSLQPEIGPDFSPVGQIYFYTLRSTNPSYDAMELKSLQDWVLVKQFKTVPNVVDVSVFGGPTMEYQVRVDPDKLISYGLNIGQVEQQLTNNNMNAGGSFIEAGMQQINVRVVGLVRTVQDIEDTVIAAKNGTPVRVKDIATVSQGPKIRLGQFGRAIHREDGKIIDNGDVVSGIILMRKGAEFDSTLEGVHKKVKELNEKILPPGVQVVPFNDRSDLVHHTTQTVLKNLTEGFILVTIVLLIFLGSPRGALIVALTIPFSLLFASICLNLRNIPANLLSLGALDFGMVVDGAVVMVENIIRHLGSKESTATVPDRIRAAAHEVQRPVFYAIAIIISGYLPVFTLQHVEGRLFKPMAWTVGFALLGAMIFSITIAPVLVSLIFRKVTPEWHNPVVVWLTKHYRTALTWSIHHRAVMVAISMFILCGSIFLVKSGVIGSEFLPHLDEGSIWVRGTLAPSTGPSEGIRVADKVRVILASFPEVTRTTSQVGRPDDGMDFTGFFNTEYCVNLKPKNEWRPVFDQDKEKLIAAMNRELQKIPGAIWNFSQPIQDNMEEAVSGVKGQLVTKIYGDDLKILETKAEEIVETMRHINGVHDLGIFRVVGQPNLNFEVDRVQAARYQINVADVQDAIQTAVGGGAITQVLKGEQRYDLVMRYQSSYRDTKEAIERVRLLAPSGERVSLAQLCKVETRDGASQIYREGNRRYIAVKYSVRSRDLGSTVEEAIENVGRHVKLPQGYYINWMGEYESQKRAERRLLVVVPLTICLIFIIIYGAFGSAKWAFLNLINVVVAPIGGLMALLVTGTHFSVSSGVGFLALFGVSVQIGVIMVEYINQLRARGYSVTEAAIEGATRRLRPIMMTMLVATLGLLPAAMSHAIGSDSQRPFAIVIVGGLIADMLMSIFLLPTFYVWWARPTDRLPRAEETMDIELVD, encoded by the coding sequence ATGATACGCGCTGTCGTCGATTTTGCATTAAACAGAAGATACATCGTGTTGGCTTTTGCTTTGTTGCTTTTTGTGACGGGCATATTTGCGTTCAAGCGTCTCCCTGTAGAGGCCTATCCTGACGTTGCCAATAATTATGCATGGGTCATCACGCAATGGCCGGGCCGGGCGGCAGAGGAGGTGGAACAGCAGATCACGGTCCCCATTGAAAACGCGATGAACGGTATTCCTCATATTACCCACCTCCGGTCCGTTTCGGTGGCAGGACTGTCTGTGGTGATTCTTGTCTTTGACGACGATTCGGATAACGTGTGGAATCGGCAAAGAGTCTTAGAGCGCATCTCCATAGCGAACCTTTCTCCGAGCCTCCAACCCGAGATTGGTCCTGATTTCAGCCCGGTGGGCCAAATATACTTCTACACCCTTAGGAGTACGAACCCTAGTTATGACGCCATGGAGTTGAAATCCCTGCAGGATTGGGTGCTGGTAAAACAGTTCAAGACAGTACCGAACGTGGTGGATGTATCGGTATTCGGCGGTCCTACCATGGAATACCAGGTGAGGGTTGATCCCGACAAACTCATCTCTTATGGTTTAAATATCGGCCAGGTGGAGCAGCAGCTTACGAATAACAACATGAATGCGGGAGGAAGCTTCATTGAGGCCGGCATGCAGCAGATTAATGTCCGTGTGGTCGGGTTGGTGCGCACCGTGCAGGACATCGAGGATACGGTTATTGCGGCCAAGAATGGCACGCCGGTCAGGGTGAAAGATATTGCTACCGTCTCTCAGGGCCCGAAGATACGGCTCGGTCAATTCGGCAGGGCGATCCATCGGGAGGATGGAAAGATAATAGATAACGGAGACGTCGTCTCCGGGATCATTCTCATGAGGAAGGGCGCGGAGTTCGACTCTACGCTTGAAGGTGTGCATAAGAAGGTGAAGGAGCTAAACGAGAAGATCCTTCCGCCTGGTGTGCAGGTGGTACCTTTCAATGACCGGAGCGATCTCGTTCACCACACGACCCAGACCGTCCTTAAGAACCTAACTGAAGGCTTCATCCTTGTGACGATCGTGCTCCTCATTTTCTTAGGCAGTCCGAGGGGCGCACTCATTGTCGCCCTTACGATCCCATTTTCCCTGTTATTTGCATCAATCTGTCTCAACCTCAGGAACATCCCCGCGAATCTGCTCTCTTTGGGCGCCCTTGATTTTGGCATGGTGGTAGACGGTGCGGTCGTGATGGTGGAAAACATAATCCGTCACCTGGGTTCAAAGGAGTCGACAGCCACCGTACCGGACAGGATAAGGGCTGCTGCACACGAAGTGCAAAGACCTGTCTTCTACGCCATTGCGATCATCATCAGCGGTTACCTTCCGGTCTTTACGCTTCAACACGTGGAGGGGCGTCTGTTCAAGCCCATGGCATGGACCGTGGGGTTTGCCCTTCTCGGCGCCATGATATTTTCCATCACCATCGCTCCGGTCCTGGTGAGTCTCATATTCCGCAAAGTGACCCCCGAGTGGCACAATCCGGTTGTCGTGTGGCTCACGAAGCACTACCGGACGGCCCTGACCTGGTCTATACATCATCGAGCAGTAATGGTAGCCATTTCGATGTTCATCTTGTGCGGCAGCATTTTCCTTGTGAAGAGCGGTGTGATCGGATCAGAGTTCCTGCCTCATCTCGATGAAGGCTCCATCTGGGTGCGCGGCACTCTTGCGCCAAGCACTGGACCGAGTGAAGGGATCAGGGTGGCGGACAAGGTTAGGGTGATACTCGCCTCCTTTCCCGAGGTCACAAGGACTACAAGCCAGGTAGGACGGCCTGATGACGGAATGGACTTTACCGGTTTTTTCAATACCGAGTACTGCGTGAACCTTAAGCCGAAAAACGAGTGGAGACCCGTATTTGACCAGGACAAGGAGAAACTGATCGCGGCCATGAACCGTGAGCTTCAAAAGATACCAGGCGCGATCTGGAATTTCTCCCAACCTATCCAGGACAACATGGAGGAGGCCGTGAGCGGAGTGAAGGGGCAGCTCGTCACGAAAATTTACGGCGACGATTTAAAAATTCTTGAGACCAAGGCAGAGGAAATCGTCGAAACCATGCGTCACATCAACGGCGTCCACGACCTTGGGATTTTCCGCGTAGTCGGTCAGCCGAACCTTAATTTCGAGGTGGACAGGGTGCAGGCGGCCCGCTACCAGATAAACGTCGCCGACGTGCAGGACGCTATTCAGACCGCAGTGGGAGGAGGAGCTATCACCCAGGTCTTAAAAGGCGAACAACGCTACGACCTCGTGATGCGTTACCAGTCGTCCTATCGTGATACGAAAGAAGCAATCGAGAGGGTGCGCCTCCTTGCACCTTCCGGGGAGAGGGTTTCGCTTGCTCAACTCTGCAAGGTGGAGACGAGAGACGGAGCCTCGCAAATCTACCGGGAAGGGAACAGGCGGTACATCGCGGTTAAATACAGCGTGCGGAGCCGCGATCTTGGGAGTACTGTCGAAGAAGCGATTGAAAATGTCGGCAGACATGTAAAGCTGCCTCAAGGCTACTATATCAACTGGATGGGTGAATATGAAAGCCAGAAGAGGGCGGAGAGGCGACTGCTTGTCGTTGTGCCGCTTACCATATGTCTCATATTCATAATAATTTACGGCGCCTTTGGTTCCGCCAAATGGGCGTTTCTTAACCTGATTAACGTGGTTGTGGCGCCTATCGGCGGTCTTATGGCGCTCCTTGTCACCGGTACTCATTTCAGCGTCTCTTCAGGGGTAGGGTTCCTTGCGCTCTTTGGGGTATCGGTCCAGATAGGGGTCATTATGGTGGAATACATAAACCAGTTGCGCGCAAGGGGGTATTCCGTCACGGAGGCGGCAATAGAAGGGGCGACACGTAGACTGCGCCCTATTATGATGACCATGCTGGTGGCCACCTTGGGCCTTCTTCCTGCAGCTATGTCCCACGCCATCGGGTCGGATTCCCAGCGACCCTTTGCCATCGTGATCGTGGGGGGGTTGATCGCAGATATGTTGATGAGTATTTTTCTGCTTCCCACGTTCTATGTTTGGTGGGCGAGGCCGACGGACCGTCTGCCCAGGGCCGAAGAGACGATGGATATCGAGCTTGTCGATTAG